Proteins encoded in a region of the Salminus brasiliensis chromosome 2, fSalBra1.hap2, whole genome shotgun sequence genome:
- the ap3b2 gene encoding AP-3 complex subunit beta-2 isoform X4, giving the protein MSTTSAFNDEKGGSSSAGEPEYGHDPASGGIFSSDYKRHDDLKEMLDSNKDSLKLEAMKRIVAMIARGKNASDLFPAVVKNVACKNIEVKKLVYVYLVRYAEEQQDLALLSISTFQRGLKDPNQLIRASALRVLSSIRVTIIVPIMMLAIKEAASDMSPYVRKTAAHAIPKLYSLDPEQKDQLIEVIEKLLADKTTLVAGSVVMAFEEVCPERIDLIHKNYRKLCNLLIDVEEWGQVVIINMLTRYARTQFLNPNINESLLEEGGEKAFYGSDDDDDDDEEKKAEAAALAKRKPYVMDPDHRLLLRNTKPLLQSRNAAVVMAVAQLYFHLAPKAEVGVIAKALVRLMRSHSEVQYVVLQNVATMTIKRRGMFEPYLKSFYIRSTDPTQIKILKLEVLTNLANETNISTILREFQTYIKSMDKDFVAATIQAIGRCATNIGEVRDTCLNGLVQLLSNRDELVVAESVVVIKKLLQMQPEQHSDIIKHMAKLTDNIQVPMARASILWLIGEYCEHVPKIAPDVLRKMAKTFTNEEDIVKLQIINLAAKLYLTNSKQTKLLTQYVLNLAKYDQNYDIRDRARFIRQLIVPTDKSGALSKYAKKLFLALKPAPVLESPFKDRDHYQLGSLSHLLNTKAGGYQELPDWPESAPDPSVRNVEVKDSVPEWTKCTSRKERKEKKVEKPFYSDSEGESGPTESADSESESGSGSESGSAESGSGSESEESEEESESEEEEEDDEDERTKKKKKIDKSKPKKPESAESDQSSGEEPTRDRKGTKERRSGSESESEEESESESSESESESEEESESDTDTKKKKKAAASKPPPKQTKKESKKETKEMSLLDLDDFEPMPSPQVTPVNNFLSSSLVSDLEGLSLTDTVLAPTTIAPSSSVRMYELLHRITGEGLAVEYCFSRQPFSPDPHMVAVQIQFTNNTTSETKSLHIEEPKLQSGMRIKEFPEIELLPAGESVHVVMGIDFCDSTQAANFQLCTHTRKFFVSIQPPVGELMMPAFLTENEFKKEQETLLHGQLMGMNEISEKLTLGEKCQSDHAIIERVTATANLSRVPCGSEKENRFAGKTVSSGSLVLVTVARKEGAGVQLTVNCEKMVIGTMLVKDILQALTQ; this is encoded by the exons GTAAAGAAGCTGGTGTATGTGTATCTAGTGCGCTATGCTGAGGAACAGCAGGATTTGGCTCTGCTTTCTATCTCTACATTCCAGCGAGGACTCAAG GATCCTAATCAGCTGATTCGTGCGAGCGCCTTGCGTGTTCTCTCCAGTATCAGAGTCACGATCATCGTACCCATTATGATGCTGGCCATTAAGGAGGCTGCCTCTGACATGTCTCCATATGTCCGCAAGACAGCGGCACACGCCATCCCCAAACTGTACAG TCTGGACCCTGAGCAGAAAGACCAGCTAATTGAGGTCATTGAAAAGCTGCTTGCTGACAAGACCACT TTGGTAGCAGGCAGCGTGGTGATGGCATTTGAGGAAGTGTGCCCGGAGCGAATTGATCTGATCCATAAGAACTACCGTAAACTCTGCAATCTGTTGATTGACGTGGAGGAATGGGGTCAGGTGGTCATCATTAACATGCTCACCCGCTACGCCAGGACTCAGTTccttaaccctaacattaat GAGTCCCTGTTggaggaggggggagagaaGGCCTTTTATGGctctgatgatgatgacgatgatgatgaagagAAAAAGGCTGAGGCAGCTGCTCTGGCCAAGAGGAAGCCCTATGTTATGGACCCTGACCATAGGCTGCTACTCAGAAACACCAAGCCTCTGCTACAAAGTCGCAATGCTGCG gtggTGATGGCAGTTGCTCAGCTGTATTTCCATCTCGCTCCAAAGGCGGAGGTGGGTGTCATTGCCAAGGCTCTGGTGAGGCTGATGAGGAGCCACAG tGAAGTTCAGTATGTAGTTCTTCAAAATGTTGCAACCATGACCATCAAAAGGAGG GGGATGTTCGAGCCATACCTGAAGAGCTTTTATATACGGTCCACTGACCCCACCCAGATCAAAATACTCAAG CTTGAAGTGTTAACAAATTTGGCCAATGAAACAAACATCTCAACCATTCTGAGAGAGTTCCAG ACATATATTAAAAGCATGGATAAGGACTTTGTGGCAGCCACAATACAGGCTATTGGCCGCTGTGCCACTAACATCGGGGAGGTGAGAGACACCTGCCTTAATGGTCTGGTCCAACTTCTGTCAAACAGAGATG AGCTGGTAGTAGCTGAGTCTGTAGTGGTGATTAAGAAGCTCCTGCAGATGCAGCCGGAGCAgcacagtgacatcatcaaacaCATGGCCAAGCTCACAGACAACATACAG GTGCCGATGGCTAGAGCCAGCATCCTGTGGCTGATTGGCGAGTACTGTGAGCATGTACCTAAAATCGCTCCTGATGTTCTGAGGAAGATGGCCAAGACCTTCACCAATGAGGAGGACATTGTCAAGCTGCAGATCATCAACCTGGCTGCCAAACTTTACCTGACCAACTCCAAACAG ACTAAGCTCCTCACACAGTATGTGCTCAACTTGGCGAAGTATGACCAGAACTACGACATCAGAGACCGGGCACGGTTCATCCGCCAGCTCATCGTCCCCACAGATAAGAGTGGGGCTTTGAGCAAATATGCCAAGAAGCTTTTTCTTGCCCTCAAACCTGCACCGGTACTGGAGTCTCCATTTAAAG acagagaccaCTACCAGCTGGGCTCGCTGTCTCACCTACTGAATACCAAAGCAGGCGGCTACCAGGAGCTGCCTGACTGGCCAGAGTCTGCGCCCGATCCCTCCGTGCGCAACGTGGAGGTGAAGGATTCT GTTCCAGAATGGACCAAATGCACCAGTAGGAAGGAGCGGAAGGAGAAGAAGGTGGAAAAACCTTTCTACTCTGACTCAGAGGGAGAATCTGGGCCCACAGAGTCGGCTGATAGTG agtcagagtcaggtAGCGGGTCAGAGAGCGGCAGTGCGGAGAGTGGCTCCGGCTCAGAGAGTGAAGAGAGTGAAGAGGAGTCTGAGtcggaggaggaagaggaggacgatgaagatgagaggacaaagaaaaagaagaaaatagacAAGAGCAAACCTAAGAAGCCTGAGAGTGCAGAGAG TGATCAGAGCAGCGGAGAAGAGCCGACGAGAGACCGAAAAGGCACGAAGGAGCGGAGGAGTGGCTCTGAGTCAGAAAGCGAGGAAGAGAGTGAGTCGGAAAGCAGCGAGTCGGAGTCTGAATCGGAGGAAGAATCGGAGTCGGACACCGAcaccaagaagaagaagaag GCAGCTGCTTCAAAGCCACCTCCAAAGCAgaccaaaaaagaaagcaagaaagagaCCAAGGAAATGTCTCTACTAGATCTGGATGACT TTGAGCCCATGCCTTCACCTCAAGTGACTCCCGTCAACAACTTCCTGTCCAGCAGTCTGGTGAGCGATCTAGAGGGCCTCTCACTGACTGATACTGTTCTTGCCCCCACC ACCATTGCCCCATCCAGCTCAGTCAGGATGTATGAGCTGTTGCACCGAATTACAGGCGAGGGTCTAGCAGTGGAATATTGTTTCAGCAGACAGCCCTTCAGTCCTGACCCACACATGGTGGCGGTGCAGATCCAGTTCACCAACAACACCACTTCGGAAACCAAGAGCCTGCACATAGAAGAGCCCAAACTGCAGTCTGGCATGAGGATCAAGGAGTTTCCGGAAATTG AGTTGTTACCAGCGGGCGAATCAGTTCATGTGGTAATGGGCATTGATTTCTGCGACTCCACACAAGCAGCCAACTTTCAGCTTTG CACTCATACCCGGAAGTTCTTCGTTTCAATCCAGCCACCAGTGGGAGAGCTGATGATGCCTGCGTTTCTGACAGAGAACGAGTTTAAGAAGGAGCAAG AGACACTATTACATG GTCAGCTGATGGGAATGAATGAGATCTCAGAGAAGCTGACCCTGGGGGAGAAGTGTCAGAGCGATCACGCCATTATTGAAAGAGTCACCGCCACGGCTAACCTCAGCAGAGTGCCCTGCGGTTCAGAGAAGGAGAACAG GTTTGCTGGGAAAACAGTCAGCAGTGGCAGCCTTGTGCTGGTCACTGTGGCTAGGAAGGAGGGGGCAGGGGTCCAGCTCACAGTGAACTGTGAAAAGATGGTGATTGGTACAATGCTCGTGAAGGACATCCTCCAAGCCCTGACGCAGTGA